One Papaver somniferum cultivar HN1 chromosome 10, ASM357369v1, whole genome shotgun sequence genomic window carries:
- the LOC113317469 gene encoding aspartate--tRNA ligase 1, cytoplasmic-like isoform X2, with the protein MYTIRPGCLSKLPLVNDTKKKRTRKHSKKLVGLQLLENAGTKVIHPLRGLNPEEERKLGKIVLEEYETEFYILYDCPSAGSTFYTKQSPDVRHSSNSFDVFLRGKKILSGGEREIDPDALYSRAADLKISGTDLGDWDSVCTYIEAFQCTMPRHGGFGVDLNQVTTMLFSTNDTDKAGVDGKEAAVKGIEAAGKDGKDTSRKARNKARVKDKGK; encoded by the exons ATGTATACTATCAGACCAGGATGCTTGAGTAAGTTGCCACTTGTCAATGATACCAAAAAAAAGAGGACAAGAAAACACAGTAAGAAATTAGTTGGACTTCAACTGTTAGAG AATGCTGGCACTAAAGTTATTCATCCGCTTCGTGGCTTAAACCCAGAAGAGGAGAGGAAGTTAGGGAAGATTGTGCTCGAAGA ATATGAAACTGAGTTCTATATACTTTACGACTGTCCATCTGCTGGTAGTACATTTTACACCAAGCAATCTCCTGATGTGCGCCATAGCAGCAACTCATTTGATGTCTTTCTTCGAG ggaagaaAATCCTGTCTGGTGGCGAACGTGAGATTGATCCTGATGCATTGTATTCAAGGGCGGCAGATCTTAAAATATCTGGAACTGATCTTGGTGATTGggattctgtatgcacgtatatTGAGGCATTTCA GTGCACCATGCCTCGACATGGGGGATTTGGAGTAGATTTAAATCAAGTCACGACAATGTTATTTTCTACTAACGACACCGATAAAGCAGGTGTTGATGGCAAAGAGGCAGCTGTGAAGGGAATAGAGGCAGCAG GTAAGGATGGCAAAGACACAAGCCGGAAAGCGAGGAACAAAGCTCGTGTGAAAGACAAGGGAAAGTAG
- the LOC113317469 gene encoding aspartate--tRNA ligase 1, cytoplasmic-like isoform X1, producing the protein MYTIRPGCLSKLPLVNDTKKKRTRKHSKKLVGLQLLENAGTKVIHPLRGLNPEEERKLGKIVLEEYETEFYILYDCPSAGSTFYTKQSPDVRHSSNSFDVFLRGKKILSGGEREIDPDALYSRAADLKISGTDLGDWDSVCTYIEAFQCTMPRHGGFGVDLNQVTTMLFSTNDTDKAGVDGKEAAVKGIEAAGVQSKDGKDTSRKARNKARVKDKGK; encoded by the exons ATGTATACTATCAGACCAGGATGCTTGAGTAAGTTGCCACTTGTCAATGATACCAAAAAAAAGAGGACAAGAAAACACAGTAAGAAATTAGTTGGACTTCAACTGTTAGAG AATGCTGGCACTAAAGTTATTCATCCGCTTCGTGGCTTAAACCCAGAAGAGGAGAGGAAGTTAGGGAAGATTGTGCTCGAAGA ATATGAAACTGAGTTCTATATACTTTACGACTGTCCATCTGCTGGTAGTACATTTTACACCAAGCAATCTCCTGATGTGCGCCATAGCAGCAACTCATTTGATGTCTTTCTTCGAG ggaagaaAATCCTGTCTGGTGGCGAACGTGAGATTGATCCTGATGCATTGTATTCAAGGGCGGCAGATCTTAAAATATCTGGAACTGATCTTGGTGATTGggattctgtatgcacgtatatTGAGGCATTTCA GTGCACCATGCCTCGACATGGGGGATTTGGAGTAGATTTAAATCAAGTCACGACAATGTTATTTTCTACTAACGACACCGATAAAGCAGGTGTTGATGGCAAAGAGGCAGCTGTGAAGGGAATAGAGGCAGCAGGTGTGCAAA GTAAGGATGGCAAAGACACAAGCCGGAAAGCGAGGAACAAAGCTCGTGTGAAAGACAAGGGAAAGTAG